One stretch of Cygnus olor isolate bCygOlo1 chromosome 1, bCygOlo1.pri.v2, whole genome shotgun sequence DNA includes these proteins:
- the LOC121078533 gene encoding homeobox protein NANOG: MSAHLAMPPYPPHAGALRYGHYCWPSAGSMDGAAAEEAPAADLLSLPAEQRTPSHPDASPASSSSGTLVQYTPDSATSPTAERPSPHPSFQKVKEKGEGGAKKAKSRTAFSQEQLQTLHQRFQAQKYLSPHQIRELAVALGLTYKQVKTWFQNQRMKFKRCQKESQWVEKGMYLPQNGFHQASYLDMTPTFHQGFPVGANRNLQAVTNVHQTYSSGQTYGNGQSLYPFMAVEDEGFFGKGGTSCNTQQAMGLLTQQMNFYHGYPTNVDYDGLQSEDNYSFQSTSDSITQFSSSPVRHQYQAPWHTLGTQSGYES, from the exons ATGAGCGCCCACCTGGCCATGCCGCCCTACCCGCCCCATGCTGGCGCCCTCAGGTACGGCCACTACTGCTGGCCCTCCGCCGGCAGCATGGACGGCGCGGCCGCCGAGGAGGCCCCGGCGGCGGAcctgctctccctgcccgcCGAGCAGAGGACGCCCAGTCACCCAG ATGCCTCTCCAGCTTCCTCCAGCTCTGGGACGCTCGTCCAGTACACCCCGGactctgccaccagccccaccgCGGAGCGCCCGTCTCCCCATCCCAGTTTCCAGAAGGTCAAGGAGAAAGGTGAGGGCGGAGCGAAGAAGGCCAAGAGCCGCACAGCCTtctcccaggagcagctgcaaaCCCTGCACCAGCGGTTCCAGGCCCAGAAGTACCTCAGCCCCCATCAGATCCGGGAGCTGGCAGTGGCCCTGGGGCTCACCTACAAGCAG GTGAAAACATGGTTTCAGAACCAACGGATGAAGTTTAAACGTTGCCAGAAGGAGAGTCAGTGGGTGGAAAAAGGGATGTATCTACCACAG AATGGGTTTCATCAAGCTTCATACCTGGATATGACCCCCACGTTTCACCAGGGATTCCCTGTTGGTGCCAACAGAAACCTTCAGGCTGTGACCAACGTGCACCAAACTTACAGCAGTGGCCAGACTTATGGGAATGGGCAGAGCCTGTACCCATTCATGGCTGTGGAGGACGAAGGGTTCTTTGGAAAAGGTGGGACAAGCTGCAACACCCAGCAAGCCATGGGTTTATTAACTCAGCAGATGAACTTCTATCATGGCTACCCTACCAATGTGGATTATGATGGCCTGCAGTCAGAAGACAACTACAGCTTCCAGAGTACCTCTGATAGTATCACACAGTTCTCAAGCTCTCCTGTACGGCATCAGTACCAGGCCCCTTGGCATACTCTGGGGACCCAGAGTGGTTATGAGTCTTAG